TTCTCGCCCACGACGTAGGCCGCCCGGTCGAGCGGGAGAAGCACGGCCGGCTCGGCGGCCGCAGCCACAGTGGCAACGACGAGCCAGGTCAAAACCCAGGAGCAAAGCCTCATCGGTGTCTCCCTCAAAGACTCAGGCACGCCTCGGCGGCGAGCCAGAAGAGCTTCTCGCGGGTCGAAGCGCGATGCCACCAGTCGCGGTGGTCCCAGTCGGCCCCGCTCACGTCGTCGCCGCCGTAGAGGAGCTGGGCGAAGGCGACGCCGCGGAACTGGGCGACGGCGAAGAAGGCCGCGGCCTCCATCTCGACGGTCAGGCAGCCCTCGGCGCGCCGCCGCCGCACCATCTCGGGCGTCTCGCGGTACGGGGCGTCGGTGGTCCACGTCTTGCCGACCATGTACTCGACGCCGTGCCTCTGGAGCGTGGCCTCGATGGCGGCAACGGCTTGGGGGCTGGCGGCCACCTCGCGGCCGGGCGGCAGGTAGTGGTAGGAGGTGCCCTCGTCGCGGAGGGCGACGGACGGCACGAGCACGTGGCCCGCGGCAATCGTGCGGTCGAGCACGCCGGCCCCCCCGCAGGCGATGAACTTGCGGCAGCCGCGGGCGATCGCCTCCTCGAGCAGGCCGGCCGACAGCGGCGCGCCCACGCCCGGCTGGAAGAAGGCCAGCCGCCGTCCCTCGACGTTGATCTCATAGAGCAGATGGGAGCCATGCTCCCACTTCTGCTCGGCCACGACCCGAGCGCGCCGGCTCTTGGCCACCTTCTGCACCACGTCCCGGAAGAAGCACGGCACGCAGTGCTCGGGCACGTCGAGGCGTTCGGTGATCTTGCCCG
This portion of the Planctomycetota bacterium genome encodes:
- a CDS encoding nucleoside phosphorylase, producing MAADYPILDFDPSRDAVIEPGKITERLDVPEHCVPCFFRDVVQKVAKSRRARVVAEQKWEHGSHLLYEINVEGRRLAFFQPGVGAPLSAGLLEEAIARGCRKFIACGGAGVLDRTIAAGHVLVPSVALRDEGTSYHYLPPGREVAASPQAVAAIEATLQRHGVEYMVGKTWTTDAPYRETPEMVRRRRAEGCLTVEMEAAAFFAVAQFRGVAFAQLLYGGDDVSGADWDHRDWWHRASTREKLFWLAAEACLSL